One window of the Acaryochloris sp. CCMEE 5410 genome contains the following:
- a CDS encoding serine/threonine-protein kinase, translating to MTEQILAGHYEIIQPLAAGGMGQTFIAKDTHLPGQPQCVVKRLHAAKADPAFLTTIKRLFFSEAEILQKLGKHPQIPQLLAYFEQSAEFYLVQEFIEGHPLTQELPLGQRWSEPQVIQLMEEILNILTFVHDQKVIHRDIKPDNIIRRQQDNQLVLIDFGAVKEVRAQQTVVSGQVSQTIAIGTPGYMPTEQTRGKPRFSSDLYAVGIIGIQALTGLSPAQLPEDDEGELVWIDQADVSSGFAQFLTKMVRYHFKERYQTAGEAIQALQQAKSTVVNPSTPIRDTPPTPQTSGTLATTEYVVPTPMTSQPAAPMSNQAKVKPSKNWLIPVIAGTSVIAASIMGAAMILKPPVQEVNPIVSTNSAEQDAEDEAAASADNFNDPDEGAISTDTPSNETPSSPAITKTVNVANSSNDKIQTYTAGVLKITGTRQHACNVLLPRGPGIGSDFFYGEEAALWQQLQCPDLYCNLDNPRCRTSLKPQWAKPDVQDLRSTPPPARQPELSIVDQVIQNPNQPIPAYSANIASLSQSQFLALNQLFNQFQSVNPGVEPITPGSSTSFAGWNLLCMGEQSSNGCPKSAKHEMLSYGNSNSNSQFLTSRGWVIYRP from the coding sequence ATGACTGAACAAATTCTTGCTGGACACTACGAAATTATCCAACCACTCGCTGCTGGCGGGATGGGACAAACGTTTATCGCCAAAGACACCCACCTACCCGGTCAGCCCCAATGCGTGGTCAAGCGCCTCCATGCTGCCAAGGCAGATCCTGCCTTTCTCACTACGATTAAGCGTTTATTTTTTAGCGAAGCAGAAATTCTCCAAAAACTGGGGAAACACCCTCAGATTCCCCAGCTGTTAGCTTACTTTGAGCAAAGTGCTGAATTTTATCTGGTACAAGAATTTATTGAAGGGCATCCGCTGACTCAGGAGCTACCTCTCGGCCAGCGTTGGAGTGAGCCCCAGGTTATCCAGCTAATGGAGGAAATTCTCAATATTCTTACGTTTGTCCATGACCAAAAGGTGATTCATCGGGACATTAAGCCAGACAATATTATCCGCCGCCAACAAGACAACCAACTGGTTCTGATTGATTTTGGAGCGGTTAAAGAAGTGCGTGCCCAGCAAACCGTTGTATCAGGACAAGTCAGCCAAACCATCGCAATTGGCACCCCAGGATACATGCCCACTGAGCAAACTCGTGGCAAGCCTCGATTTAGCAGCGACCTTTATGCCGTTGGCATTATCGGTATTCAAGCCCTCACAGGACTCTCACCAGCTCAACTCCCAGAAGATGATGAAGGTGAGCTGGTTTGGATCGACCAAGCCGACGTTAGCAGTGGATTTGCTCAATTTCTCACCAAAATGGTGCGCTACCACTTCAAAGAGCGTTATCAAACCGCAGGAGAAGCGATCCAAGCCTTACAACAAGCAAAATCAACAGTCGTCAATCCTTCGACTCCCATTAGGGATACACCACCCACTCCACAAACTTCAGGCACCTTAGCAACAACTGAGTATGTCGTGCCAACACCCATGACTTCACAACCTGCTGCACCAATGTCTAACCAGGCAAAGGTAAAGCCGAGTAAGAACTGGTTAATTCCTGTAATTGCAGGCACTAGCGTAATTGCCGCCAGCATTATGGGGGCAGCCATGATCTTAAAACCGCCCGTTCAGGAAGTGAATCCCATCGTTTCTACAAATTCTGCAGAGCAAGATGCTGAGGATGAGGCAGCCGCCTCTGCTGATAACTTCAATGATCCGGATGAGGGAGCCATTTCAACTGACACCCCCAGCAATGAAACGCCCTCCAGCCCTGCCATTACCAAAACAGTCAACGTTGCCAATAGCAGTAATGACAAAATTCAGACTTATACGGCTGGTGTATTAAAAATTACGGGCACTCGACAACATGCCTGTAATGTTCTCTTACCCAGAGGCCCTGGTATTGGCAGTGATTTCTTTTATGGTGAAGAGGCAGCCCTTTGGCAACAGCTTCAGTGTCCAGACTTGTACTGCAACTTAGACAACCCGCGCTGTCGCACATCTCTCAAACCTCAATGGGCTAAACCTGATGTGCAAGATCTTAGGAGTACGCCCCCACCAGCAAGGCAACCTGAGCTTTCTATTGTTGATCAAGTGATCCAAAATCCCAATCAACCCATTCCCGCTTATAGTGCCAACATTGCGTCTCTCAGTCAGTCCCAATTTCTAGCACTGAATCAATTATTTAACCAATTTCAATCAGTCAATCCTGGCGTTGAACCAATTACTCCCGGCAGTTCAACTTCATTTGCGGGCTGGAATCTGCTCTGTATGGGTGAACAGAGTTCCAATGGCTGTCCCAAGTCAGCCAAACATGAAATGCTCAGTTATGGCAATTCAAACTCCAACAGTCAGTTTCTCACCTCTAGAGGCTGGGTGATATACAGACCATAA
- the nirB gene encoding nitrite reductase large subunit NirB, producing MPNHKQTLVVVGNGMVGHRFLQLMVEKRGGDRWHLVTFGEEPRVAYDRVHLSQYFEGKTAAGLTMVEPGFYQEHGITTYIGDQVVEIDRKRQILKSANGLEIAYDRLVIATGSYPFVPPIKGNDATGTFVYRTIEDLDAIKAYGFQVKTGVVVGGGLLGLECANALKSLGLDTHVVEFAPRLMPVQIDEAGGAVLKDKIEALGVQVHTSKTTTNIVSENSKLVRMEFADGEALQTDMIVFSAGIRARDELARNCDLAIGNRGGIVINEACQTSDPKVYAIGECAAYQDRTFGLVAPGYHMAEVVSDTLMEVATPQQFTGADMSTKLKLLGVDVASFGDNFAKTPGSKELVVTDAIAGTYKKLVVSSDGSLLLGGILIGDASDYGTFSQLTQNQVKLSANPLSLMVPAVEGQAPSLSVENLPDTAQICSCNNVSKGQICAAVRDDHITDLPGLKQCTNAGTGCGGCVPLVKELMQSELKKAGIEVNNHLCEHFPYSRQELYHLLRVGQIKSFDELLAQHGSGHGCEICKPAVASMLASTWNEYVLDRPHVGLQDTNDSFLANIQKDGTYSVIPRIPGGEITPEKLIVLGQVAQEFDLYTKITGAQRVDLFGARVDQLPLIWKRLVDAGFESGHAYGKALRTVKSCVGSTWCRFGVQDSTSLAIELELRYRGLRSPHKLKSAVSGCTRECAEAQGKDFGIIATENGWNLYVCGNGGTKPQHASLLATDIDKETLIRYLDRFLMFYIRTADKLERTSTWFNKLEGGLAYLKQVIIEDSLGIAAELEAQMQHHVDTYQCEWAATLESPQQMQRFRHFVNADATDPSLVYVQERGQKRPATEAERAILKQGEALVAPSSS from the coding sequence ATGCCGAACCATAAGCAAACTCTCGTCGTTGTTGGCAACGGCATGGTGGGACATCGGTTTCTCCAGCTAATGGTAGAAAAAAGAGGTGGCGATCGCTGGCACCTGGTCACCTTTGGAGAAGAGCCCCGTGTCGCTTACGACCGCGTACACCTGAGTCAGTACTTTGAAGGTAAAACCGCCGCAGGCCTCACCATGGTAGAGCCTGGTTTTTATCAGGAGCATGGCATTACCACCTACATTGGCGACCAGGTGGTGGAAATTGACCGCAAACGCCAGATCCTCAAGTCTGCCAACGGCCTTGAAATTGCTTACGACCGACTGGTCATAGCCACGGGCTCCTACCCCTTTGTCCCTCCCATCAAAGGCAACGACGCCACCGGCACTTTTGTCTATCGCACCATTGAAGATTTAGACGCAATTAAAGCCTACGGTTTCCAGGTAAAAACCGGCGTAGTAGTAGGCGGTGGGCTACTGGGTCTGGAATGCGCCAACGCGCTAAAATCTCTGGGGCTAGACACCCATGTAGTGGAGTTTGCCCCCCGGCTAATGCCCGTGCAAATCGATGAGGCAGGCGGTGCCGTACTGAAAGACAAAATTGAAGCATTAGGGGTACAGGTACACACCAGCAAAACCACCACCAATATCGTCAGCGAAAACAGCAAGCTGGTGAGAATGGAATTTGCGGATGGCGAAGCGTTACAGACGGATATGATTGTCTTCTCGGCAGGGATTCGGGCCAGAGATGAGTTAGCCCGAAACTGCGACCTAGCCATCGGCAACCGAGGGGGCATCGTCATCAATGAAGCTTGCCAAACTTCAGATCCCAAGGTGTATGCCATTGGTGAATGCGCCGCCTATCAAGACCGTACTTTTGGCCTAGTGGCACCGGGATACCATATGGCGGAGGTGGTCAGCGATACGCTGATGGAGGTGGCGACGCCGCAACAGTTTACTGGAGCGGATATGTCCACCAAGCTGAAGCTGCTGGGAGTAGATGTGGCCAGCTTTGGTGACAACTTTGCCAAAACACCGGGGTCTAAAGAGCTGGTAGTGACCGATGCGATCGCAGGCACATACAAAAAGCTAGTGGTCAGCAGCGACGGGTCACTGCTGCTGGGAGGCATACTGATTGGCGATGCATCGGACTATGGCACATTTTCACAACTAACCCAAAACCAGGTCAAACTGTCAGCCAACCCCTTAAGCCTAATGGTGCCAGCGGTTGAAGGGCAGGCCCCATCCTTGAGTGTAGAGAATCTACCGGATACGGCCCAGATTTGTTCTTGTAACAATGTATCTAAAGGGCAAATTTGTGCTGCGGTGCGAGACGACCATATCACCGATTTGCCTGGCCTGAAGCAATGCACTAATGCGGGCACGGGCTGTGGTGGTTGTGTACCGCTAGTGAAAGAACTGATGCAGTCGGAGCTGAAAAAGGCGGGCATCGAGGTTAATAACCACCTGTGCGAACATTTTCCCTATTCTCGTCAGGAGCTATATCACCTACTGCGGGTGGGACAGATTAAGTCCTTTGATGAACTGCTAGCCCAGCATGGTTCGGGCCATGGCTGCGAGATTTGTAAACCAGCAGTGGCGTCGATGCTAGCCTCCACCTGGAATGAGTATGTGCTGGATCGTCCCCATGTGGGCCTCCAAGATACCAACGATTCATTTTTAGCCAATATTCAAAAAGATGGCACCTATTCTGTGATCCCCAGAATACCGGGGGGAGAAATTACCCCCGAGAAGCTAATTGTCTTAGGTCAAGTGGCTCAAGAATTTGACCTGTACACCAAAATTACTGGCGCCCAACGGGTGGACTTGTTTGGAGCCCGGGTGGATCAACTGCCCCTGATCTGGAAGCGATTGGTGGACGCTGGGTTTGAGTCAGGCCATGCCTATGGTAAGGCACTGCGCACGGTGAAATCCTGTGTGGGCAGTACCTGGTGCCGATTTGGTGTGCAAGATTCTACCAGTCTGGCCATTGAGCTGGAGCTGCGCTATCGGGGCTTGCGATCGCCCCACAAACTCAAGTCGGCGGTGTCGGGCTGTACACGGGAATGTGCCGAAGCCCAGGGCAAAGATTTTGGCATTATTGCCACGGAAAATGGCTGGAACCTATATGTCTGTGGCAACGGTGGTACCAAGCCCCAACATGCCTCTCTGCTGGCGACGGATATTGATAAGGAAACCTTGATTCGCTATCTCGACCGGTTCTTGATGTTTTACATTCGTACGGCGGATAAGCTGGAACGTACTTCTACCTGGTTTAACAAGCTAGAAGGGGGACTCGCCTATCTCAAACAGGTGATTATTGAGGACTCCCTTGGCATTGCGGCGGAGCTGGAAGCCCAGATGCAGCACCATGTAGACACCTATCAATGTGAGTGGGCCGCCACCCTTGAGAGTCCACAACAGATGCAGCGTTTCCGTCACTTTGTGAATGCCGATGCCACCGACCCGTCCTTGGTTTATGTACAGGAGCGAGGCCAGAAGCGTCCGGCCACAGAGGCAGAGCGGGCCATCTTAAAACAGGGAGAGGCTTTGGTTGCTCCCAGCAGCAGCTAG
- a CDS encoding CsgG/HfaB family protein translates to MKHTVLPIAKLSIALTVLTAFCVPGSVYANPFSSPGIGVEQIKVKESRRIAVLDFDYANVSKTGISYGLYGKNGASRGISNLLTNELVKDGTYILVERSKIDAILAEQNLGASGRIEPTTAAQIGRVLGVDAVLIGSITQFHIEEQSKGGSIGGFFGLGGKQKTQLATVQLSTRLVSTATGEILTAAEGTGQADKSGGRGRIFGIGVDSNSDSSERLLGEASGQAVDKIVSQLAAVAPKLAAKPATLPVEEMVVADVTGTQIVLNKGGVHGFRPGMVVSVERVIKDIKDPTTGQLLRRQTQSVGRIQLTEVDAQSSVGKILTGTGFKVGDVAKAVE, encoded by the coding sequence ATGAAACACACAGTTTTACCCATTGCGAAACTTTCTATTGCCCTCACCGTGCTCACCGCTTTTTGCGTTCCGGGTTCAGTCTATGCCAACCCTTTCAGTTCTCCTGGCATTGGGGTTGAGCAAATCAAAGTTAAAGAAAGCCGACGCATCGCCGTCTTAGACTTCGATTATGCCAACGTTAGCAAAACTGGGATTAGCTATGGGTTATACGGTAAGAATGGCGCATCCCGAGGCATCAGTAATCTGCTGACCAATGAACTCGTCAAAGATGGCACCTACATCCTGGTGGAACGCAGCAAAATTGACGCCATCCTAGCTGAACAGAACCTAGGCGCATCAGGCCGTATTGAACCCACCACTGCTGCTCAAATTGGGCGAGTCCTGGGAGTAGATGCCGTCCTGATTGGTTCCATTACTCAGTTTCATATCGAAGAACAATCCAAAGGCGGTTCTATCGGAGGATTCTTTGGTCTAGGAGGCAAACAAAAAACTCAGCTTGCAACGGTTCAACTCTCTACCCGCCTCGTCAGTACAGCCACAGGAGAAATTCTCACCGCTGCTGAAGGCACCGGCCAAGCAGATAAAAGTGGGGGTCGTGGTCGTATTTTTGGTATTGGTGTTGATAGCAACTCTGACAGTAGCGAGCGCCTCTTGGGTGAAGCCTCAGGTCAAGCCGTGGATAAAATTGTGTCCCAACTTGCAGCAGTAGCTCCTAAGCTCGCGGCCAAGCCCGCCACTCTCCCTGTAGAAGAAATGGTGGTTGCCGATGTCACTGGCACTCAAATCGTTCTCAATAAGGGGGGCGTTCATGGCTTTCGCCCTGGTATGGTGGTTTCCGTTGAACGAGTAATCAAAGATATTAAAGATCCGACAACGGGTCAATTATTACGTCGCCAGACTCAGTCTGTAGGCCGCATTCAACTCACCGAAGTCGATGCCCAATCCTCTGTCGGCAAGATTCTGACTGGCACAGGTTTTAAGGTTGGAGACGTAGCCAAAGCTGTTGAGTAA
- a CDS encoding DUF4278 domain-containing protein — protein sequence MKYSYRGVEYTPVSPSVEVTETEIIGHYRGTPCRRRQYATTDLHQPTHVMTYRGVEYGQGVNNSTTRQESTLPQTPKIPDVVPQSISVGTAMNYSRPSGRLGIRDVSDLEKVHNTFIRQTLEHRLAVAKRKGDQGLVQMLEQEQHQLN from the coding sequence GTGAAATATTCCTATCGTGGTGTCGAGTACACCCCTGTTTCTCCCTCAGTAGAAGTCACAGAAACTGAAATTATTGGCCACTATCGTGGCACTCCCTGCCGCCGTCGGCAGTATGCAACTACGGATCTTCATCAACCCACTCACGTTATGACCTATCGTGGCGTTGAGTATGGACAAGGAGTGAACAATTCTACAACTCGCCAAGAGTCTACCTTGCCTCAAACACCCAAGATTCCTGATGTTGTGCCTCAATCTATCTCTGTCGGCACAGCCATGAATTATTCCAGACCCTCTGGGCGTTTGGGTATTCGGGATGTATCCGATTTGGAAAAAGTTCATAACACTTTTATTCGCCAGACCTTGGAGCATCGTCTTGCTGTTGCCAAACGTAAAGGCGATCAAGGACTGGTTCAAATGCTAGAGCAAGAGCAGCATCAGCTGAATTAA
- a CDS encoding YwqG family protein — MGGPIVDLPESLDYPENMFFAAQLDLKKFSAFDPLDFLPKTGFLYFFIANSGDHGKVLYADVEATQLTRIVREYDRWFFYGCLVNDIFNEKEDFRSRYRYCEAGEDLDGYDEGDLIWDYFAGSEKSKIYGIYTHCQKHEETIKAITQEADVLLLQIGEDFTEEGVWSVQIDLVSLIHRRFQNCRFEWGQS, encoded by the coding sequence ATTGGTGGCCCAATTGTGGACTTACCAGAATCGTTGGATTATCCAGAAAATATGTTTTTCGCTGCTCAATTAGATCTGAAGAAATTTTCTGCTTTCGATCCCTTAGACTTCCTACCTAAAACAGGATTCTTATATTTTTTTATTGCCAACAGTGGCGATCATGGCAAGGTCCTGTATGCCGATGTTGAGGCCACCCAATTAACTAGGATCGTTCGAGAATATGACCGCTGGTTTTTCTATGGTTGTCTAGTCAACGATATTTTTAATGAAAAGGAAGATTTCAGATCTAGATATCGTTACTGTGAGGCAGGAGAAGATCTAGATGGATATGATGAAGGAGATCTGATTTGGGATTACTTTGCTGGCAGCGAGAAATCCAAAATCTATGGCATCTATACTCATTGCCAAAAGCACGAAGAAACCATTAAAGCCATTACTCAGGAAGCAGATGTTTTGTTACTCCAAATTGGTGAAGACTTCACAGAAGAAGGAGTTTGGAGTGTTCAGATTGATTTGGTCTCCTTGATCCATAGACGGTTTCAAAATTGCAGATTTGAATGGGGACAATCTTAA
- the nirD gene encoding nitrite reductase small subunit NirD, whose protein sequence is MEQSVSTPAPMTTANRWITVCSLDAIAPNTGVNALVGDNQVAIFRIGETDEVYALDNFDPFSKSFVMSRGLIGDRKGVLKVASPIYKQNFNLKTGDCLDNDAVKLAVYPARVVDGQVQIQTVE, encoded by the coding sequence ATGGAACAATCCGTATCAACCCCGGCCCCAATGACTACAGCCAACCGTTGGATCACCGTTTGTTCACTAGATGCGATCGCACCTAACACGGGTGTTAACGCTCTGGTGGGAGACAATCAGGTGGCCATTTTTCGCATTGGTGAAACCGATGAAGTCTATGCTCTAGATAACTTTGACCCCTTTAGCAAGTCGTTTGTGATGTCGCGGGGTCTAATTGGCGATCGCAAGGGCGTCTTGAAAGTGGCCTCTCCGATTTATAAACAGAACTTTAATCTCAAAACAGGGGACTGCTTAGATAATGATGCCGTCAAGCTTGCGGTCTACCCGGCTCGGGTGGTTGATGGTCAGGTGCAGATACAAACAGTTGAGTAA
- a CDS encoding transposase, giving the protein MIVDGVWASVQCASEDFWEDQAGHIRKLRRAEDRVILVAMAIWPNGTQTVLHYEIAVQESEAAWLLFFEHLRQRGLQTHLVKLIVSDGTTGLPKVIRALFPLAQHQRCITHKVRAMLRHLGYEQLPHLDAQGQELSHSEAKKLRYSQIKHDAYAIYKAPDWEEAIVALLVFAQKWTDLEPDAVRTFTKDFALTLSFYDFDESIHSLIRTSNALERLFREFRTKADEIGAFPNEESCLAIFFLVSRRDHAKHDRLNNHGE; this is encoded by the coding sequence TTGATTGTTGATGGGGTTTGGGCGAGTGTTCAATGTGCGTCTGAAGACTTTTGGGAAGACCAAGCTGGGCATATTCGGAAACTACGCCGTGCGGAAGACAGAGTCATCTTAGTGGCCATGGCGATATGGCCAAATGGGACACAAACTGTTCTCCATTATGAAATTGCTGTCCAAGAATCTGAGGCAGCTTGGCTACTGTTCTTTGAGCACCTGCGGCAACGAGGATTGCAAACCCATTTGGTGAAGCTGATTGTGAGTGATGGCACCACTGGGCTACCTAAGGTAATTCGCGCTCTGTTTCCCCTCGCGCAACATCAACGGTGCATTACCCATAAGGTTCGAGCGATGCTCCGGCATTTGGGCTATGAGCAATTGCCACACCTGGATGCTCAAGGACAAGAACTGTCCCACTCTGAAGCCAAGAAGCTGCGGTATTCACAAATTAAACACGATGCCTATGCTATCTATAAAGCGCCAGACTGGGAAGAAGCTATTGTTGCGTTGCTCGTGTTTGCACAGAAATGGACAGACCTTGAACCCGATGCGGTCAGAACCTTTACCAAAGATTTTGCCCTGACCTTGAGTTTCTATGATTTTGATGAATCCATTCATTCGCTGATTCGTACTTCCAATGCGCTAGAACGGTTGTTCCGAGAATTCCGAACCAAAGCTGATGAGATTGGTGCTTTCCCCAATGAGGAGAGCTGTTTAGCGATTTTCTTCCTCGTCTCACGCAGAGATCATGCCAAGCATGATCGTCTCAATAACCATGGCGAATAA
- the groL gene encoding chaperonin GroEL (60 kDa chaperone family; promotes refolding of misfolded polypeptides especially under stressful conditions; forms two stacked rings of heptamers to form a barrel-shaped 14mer; ends can be capped by GroES; misfolded proteins enter the barrel where they are refolded when GroES binds), which yields MAKHVVFDEESRRALERGVNSLADAVRITLGPKGRNVVLEKKFGAPQIINDGVTIAKEVELEDPLENAGAQLMREVASKTNDVAGDGTTTATVLAQALIREGLKNVAAGANPVALRKGIDKTIDALVKEIEAKSKPVAGDAIAQVATISAGNDTEVGQMIAQAMDKVGKDGVITVEESKSLATEMEIVEGMQIDRGYISPYFVTDAERMVAEIENARLLIVNKKISSLQDLVGILEQVARAGQPLLIIAEDLEGEALATLVVNKLRGVLNVVAIKAPGFGERRQAMLQDIAVLTGGQVISEDVGLTLDKVDLEMLGTARKVTISKDNTTIVSEAANAGDVGKRVEQLRRQLDETDSEYDKEKLQERIAKLAGGVAVIKVGAATETELKDRKLRIEDALNATKAAVAEGIVPGGGTTLIHLTKTIESVKAQLKDEEKVGADLVGIALEAPLTQIADNAGKEGAVVVEKVRDADFSYGYNAMTDTYEDMIAAGVVDPAKVVRSGLQNAGSIAGMVLTTEALVVDKPEPAGAAAPDMGGMGGMGGMGGMGGMGGMGGMGMM from the coding sequence ATGGCCAAACATGTAGTATTTGATGAAGAATCGCGTCGCGCTCTTGAGCGTGGTGTGAATTCTCTGGCAGATGCCGTACGAATCACTTTGGGGCCTAAAGGTCGCAATGTGGTTCTGGAAAAGAAATTTGGAGCACCCCAAATTATTAATGATGGGGTGACCATTGCGAAGGAAGTTGAGCTAGAAGATCCGTTGGAAAATGCGGGTGCTCAGCTGATGCGAGAAGTGGCTTCCAAAACCAATGATGTTGCGGGTGACGGTACCACTACCGCTACAGTTCTGGCCCAAGCGTTGATTCGCGAAGGTTTGAAGAATGTGGCTGCTGGGGCTAACCCCGTGGCCCTTCGCAAAGGGATTGATAAGACGATTGATGCCTTAGTGAAAGAGATCGAAGCCAAGTCGAAGCCCGTTGCCGGAGATGCGATCGCACAAGTGGCAACCATCTCTGCTGGGAACGATACCGAAGTCGGTCAAATGATTGCCCAAGCCATGGATAAGGTGGGCAAAGATGGCGTCATTACCGTAGAAGAATCCAAGTCCCTCGCCACCGAAATGGAAATCGTGGAAGGGATGCAAATCGATCGGGGCTATATCTCTCCCTACTTTGTGACCGATGCAGAACGCATGGTTGCTGAGATCGAAAATGCCCGCTTGCTGATCGTCAATAAGAAAATCAGTTCTCTTCAAGATCTCGTCGGTATCCTGGAGCAAGTTGCCCGTGCTGGACAGCCTCTCCTAATTATTGCTGAGGATCTAGAAGGAGAAGCCCTAGCCACGTTGGTGGTGAACAAGCTGCGGGGTGTCCTTAATGTTGTGGCTATCAAGGCTCCTGGTTTTGGTGAGCGCCGCCAAGCCATGCTTCAAGACATTGCCGTCCTCACCGGTGGACAGGTCATTTCTGAAGATGTGGGTTTAACCCTCGACAAAGTTGATTTAGAGATGCTGGGAACGGCTCGCAAGGTCACCATCAGCAAAGACAACACCACGATTGTGTCGGAAGCGGCCAATGCAGGGGATGTCGGCAAGCGAGTGGAGCAGCTCCGTCGCCAGTTGGATGAAACCGATTCTGAGTACGACAAAGAAAAGCTGCAAGAGCGGATTGCTAAGCTTGCAGGGGGCGTTGCTGTCATCAAAGTAGGTGCCGCAACCGAAACCGAGCTGAAAGATCGTAAATTACGCATCGAAGATGCGCTCAACGCGACGAAAGCAGCCGTAGCTGAGGGGATCGTTCCTGGCGGTGGCACCACCTTGATTCATCTCACCAAAACCATTGAGAGTGTTAAAGCTCAATTGAAAGATGAAGAAAAAGTTGGTGCAGACCTCGTGGGTATTGCATTAGAAGCACCTCTCACTCAAATTGCGGACAATGCTGGTAAAGAAGGCGCTGTCGTTGTAGAGAAAGTCCGTGATGCGGACTTCAGCTATGGCTATAACGCCATGACTGACACCTACGAAGATATGATTGCTGCTGGAGTCGTTGATCCTGCGAAGGTGGTTCGTTCGGGCCTCCAAAATGCGGGGTCGATTGCTGGTATGGTGCTCACCACTGAAGCCTTAGTAGTGGATAAGCCTGAACCTGCAGGTGCTGCTGCGCCCGATATGGGCGGCATGGGTGGCATGGGCGGCATGGGTGGCATGGGCGGCATGGGTGGCATGGGTGGCATGGGCATGATGTAA
- a CDS encoding transposase — MNIAQREQQIIRIQSQSSYASINEALESTLRLEANRVTQIAVESALDEEVQAYLSEIQGDRPRRSGYYQRILDTQYGRITQLSVPKLRKGNAGREWQILERYQRALGSLLEFCLGLYVMGLSLRDLQEALYEILGAVLSVNAINRITLKAQKQMLQSRQTRLEKTPFI; from the coding sequence ATGAACATTGCCCAACGCGAGCAGCAGATTATCCGCATCCAATCTCAAAGTTCCTATGCTTCTATTAACGAAGCCCTAGAATCAACCCTTCGTCTTGAAGCTAACCGAGTCACCCAGATCGCAGTAGAGTCAGCTCTAGACGAAGAAGTTCAAGCTTATCTATCAGAGATTCAAGGGGATCGACCTCGACGTTCAGGCTACTATCAACGGATCCTTGATACCCAGTACGGCAGGATTACTCAGCTGTCCGTTCCCAAACTACGGAAAGGGAATGCAGGCCGAGAGTGGCAGATTTTAGAGCGTTACCAACGAGCCCTTGGCAGCCTGCTAGAGTTTTGCCTAGGGCTGTATGTCATGGGCTTATCGCTTCGAGATCTGCAAGAAGCTCTCTATGAGATCCTGGGTGCAGTCTTATCCGTGAATGCCATTAACCGGATTACACTTAAAGCCCAGAAGCAGATGCTCCAAAGTCGTCAGACTCGTCTTGAGAAAACCCCTTTTATTTGA
- a CDS encoding DM13 domain-containing protein, whose translation MKRLAFGTLSAFLLATSVIQPSLAIESVLQGNANESSFLVAKKSVVASGQFVTVKKQSTGSAQIISKGGKRYLELSTDFSTAKGPDVKVVLSRQAQVPGSIEEGTYVTLAPLQKFQGKQLYEIPSDIDLDDYASVALWCRQFNVTFGYAPLS comes from the coding sequence ATGAAACGTCTTGCTTTTGGCACCTTATCCGCTTTTCTGCTTGCAACTAGTGTGATTCAGCCCAGCCTAGCCATCGAATCGGTTCTCCAAGGGAATGCCAATGAATCGTCTTTTCTCGTGGCTAAGAAATCGGTTGTTGCATCTGGACAGTTTGTTACCGTCAAAAAACAATCCACGGGTTCCGCTCAGATTATTTCTAAAGGCGGCAAGCGCTATTTAGAATTAAGCACTGACTTTAGTACTGCTAAAGGCCCTGATGTAAAAGTGGTCTTGTCTCGTCAAGCTCAGGTTCCAGGCTCCATTGAAGAAGGAACTTATGTAACCCTAGCTCCTCTACAAAAGTTTCAGGGTAAGCAACTTTATGAAATTCCTAGCGATATTGATTTAGACGATTATGCATCAGTGGCTCTATGGTGCAGACAGTTTAATGTCACGTTTGGGTATGCTCCCCTTAGTTAG